Proteins from a genomic interval of Treponema succinifaciens DSM 2489:
- a CDS encoding type II toxin-antitoxin system VapC family toxin, whose product MGLVYLLDTNIVSEFAKPFGNEKVLSKIEMQASFSAICAPVWFELLKGVDMLPHGKRKDLVFDAIENFVHSNFSVLSYDESAASLNSHIAAKMIAAGTPTPVIDTQIASIAMSNNLILVTRNIKDYEPIREHFSLCVENWFE is encoded by the coding sequence ATGGGGCTAGTCTATTTGCTTGATACAAATATTGTTTCTGAATTTGCAAAACCGTTTGGAAATGAAAAAGTTTTGTCAAAAATTGAAATGCAGGCTAGCTTTTCTGCGATATGTGCTCCGGTCTGGTTTGAATTGCTGAAAGGTGTGGATATGTTGCCGCATGGAAAAAGAAAAGATTTGGTTTTTGATGCGATTGAAAATTTTGTACACTCGAATTTCAGTGTTCTTTCTTATGATGAATCTGCCGCGTCCTTGAATTCTCATATTGCGGCAAAGATGATTGCTGCTGGAACTCCAACTCCTGTTATTGATACTCAAATTGCCTCTATTGCAATGTCGAACAACTTGATTCTTGTGACTCGGAATATAAAAGATTATGAACCTATTAGGGAGCATTTTTCGCTTTGTGTTGAAAATTGGTTTGAATAA
- a CDS encoding type II toxin-antitoxin system Phd/YefM family antitoxin — translation MTAPLYDVKARLSEYITYAENGEIVEITKHGTVSAVIISKKDFDENYKNSVKKNPVEELRKWRAGLSKDELLVLAEAGEEYNRILEENRNAERLDFGRENSWG, via the coding sequence ATGACTGCTCCGCTTTATGATGTGAAGGCAAGGCTAAGCGAATACATAACGTACGCTGAAAATGGAGAAATCGTTGAGATAACAAAGCACGGAACGGTTTCGGCGGTGATAATCAGCAAAAAAGATTTTGATGAGAACTACAAAAACTCTGTAAAAAAGAATCCTGTGGAGGAGCTGCGCAAATGGCGGGCGGGATTAAGCAAGGATGAGCTTTTGGTGTTGGCGGAGGCCGGTGAAGAATATAATAGAATTCTTGAAGAAAATAGAAATGCGGAACGCCTTGATTTTGGGAGGGAAAATTCATGGGGCTAG